CATCAGCTGCGCCGTGAGGATCGTGACGAGGAAGAGGCGGGGGTGGGCGCCGGAGCGCGAGTCGGAGCGGAATGCACCGCTGTCGGGCGGCGTTTTGGCTGCTGCGCGCGTTTCGAGAAGGGTGCTGCTCGGCATTGACATCGACCTTTCCGCTGTTACTCTGTGGCTAAGCGGAAGCTTCCTCCGATTACTATACGGAGGGCCCCTCCGTTTAGCAACACCCGGGGAAAAGAAATCCGGGGAGCGGCCCGTCGGGCCTGCGAAGCGAGGTGGGGAAGGATGCGCGAGGAAGAGGGCGGCAAGGCGATGCGGGCGGACGCCCGCCGGAACTACGACCGGCTGGTCGCCGCCGCGAGGCAGGTGTTCGCACGTGAGGGCGGGGGCGCCTCGATGGACGCCATCGCCAAAGAGGCGCGCGTCGGGGTCGGCACCCTCTACCGCCACTTCCCCAGGCGCATCGACCTCGTCGAGGCCGTCTACCAGAGCGACGTCGACGCGCTGATCGTCACCGCCGAGAAAGCCCAGGCCAACCTCGAGCCCTGGGAGGCCCTCGTCAGCTTCCTCGAGGCCTTCGTGCGCTATGCGCAGGGCAAGCGGACCTTCATCAACGAGCTTCAGGAGGCCTTCGAGAAGCACCCGGAGCTGCGGGTCGGGACGCGCGAGCGGATCGACGCCGCCGTCGCCGAGATCCTCCGCCGCGCGCAGGAGGCCGGCGTCGCCCGCACCGACATCGAGGGCACCGATCTGTTCCAGCTGATGGGCTCGATGTGCACCAACCCCGCCCTCACCTCACAGCAGAGCGCCCGCCTGCTGCCGATGATCGTCGACGGCCTCCGGCCGCCCCGCTGAGGCGCACTCTCAGCGGGGCGGCGGCCCCGTCGAGGCGCGCGCCGTCGACGACCTCGCGACGACGAGCAAGCGCCTGCGGGAAGCGGGCAACCGCCTGGAGCTGATGACGCAGTGGGCGGCGGCCAACCCCGACTGAGCCGCCGCACCGGCTGACCGCCTCCCGCCTACTGGGCGGGCTCACCGGCGCCGTGCACCGACATCAGCCCCGACTCGTAGGCGACGACCACCAGCTGCGCGCGGTCGCGGGAGCCGAGCTTCGCGAGCAGCCGGCTCACGTGGGTCTTCGCGGTGGCGACGCTCATGTGCAGCTCGCCGGCGATCTCGCTGTTCGAGCGGCCGCGGCCGACGAGCACGAGCACCTCGCGCTCGCGGGGCGTGAGCGCGTCGAGGACCGGGCAGTCCCGCGCCTCGGGGGGCTGGCGGCGGGCGAACTCCTCGATCAGCGTGCGGGTCACGCTCGGCGCGAGCAGCCCCTCCCCCGCGGCGATGATGCGGATCGCGGCGAGCAGGTCCGCCGGCGGGGTGTCCTTCAGGAGGAAGCCGCTCGCCCCCGCCCGCAGCGCCTCGTAGACGTACTCGTCGAGGTCAAAGGTGGTGAGGATGAGGACCCGCGTCGTCTCCCCGCCCGCCGCCGAGACGATCCGGCGCGTCGCCTCGATGCCGTCCATCTCGGACATGCGGACGTCCATCAGCACCACGTCCGGGCGGCGCTCCCCGGCGATCCGCACCGCCTCGGCGCCGTCGGCCGCCTCGCCGACGACGACGAGGTCCTCGGCCGAGTTCACGAGCACCGTGAAGGCGCCGCGCACGAGCGCCTGATCGTCGACGACGAGGACGCTGCTCGTCACTGCGGCGCCCCCCCGACGGGCAGACGGGCGAGCACCCGGAAGCCGCCCTCGGGGCGCGGGCCGGTCTCGATCGCGCCGCCGTAGGCGGCGACGCGCTCGCGCATCCCGACGATGCCGTGGTGCTCGAGGTCGCTGGCGACCGGCCACTTGAGCGAGTTGCCGAAGCCGTCGTCGAGCACCTCCACCACCGCGTCGTCGCCCTCGCGACGCAGCTCGACGCGGGCATTCGCGGGCCCGGCGTGCTTCACGACGTTGGTCAGCGCCTCCTGGACGACGCGGTACACCGAGAGCTGCAGCGCGGGGGACAGCGAGCCCGCGACGCCGTCGCCGACCAGGAGCTCGACGGGGATCCCGGCGCCGCGCACCTCCTCCACCAGCTCGTCCAGGTCACCCACTCCCGGCGCGGGGGCGAGCTCGGGGCCGTCTACGCCGTCGCGGCGCAGGATCCCGAGCATCCGTCGCAGCTCGCCGAGCGCCGCACGACTCGTCGTCTCGACCGCGGCGAGCGCCGCCTTGGCCTGCTCGGGCTGGCTGTCGATGACGTGGCGGCCGACGCCGGACTGCACCGCGATCACCGAGAGGCTGTGCGCGACCACGTCGTGCAGGTCGCGCGCGATCCGCAGCCGCTCCTCGGCGACACCGCGCTGCGCGCGCTCGAGCGCCTCGCTCGCCCGCTGCGCGGCCTGTCCGGCGAGGCCGGCGGTGTAGGCGCGGCGCACGCGCACGCTGTCGCCGACGAACCACGCGGCGACCGAGACGAGGACGCTGAAGGTGGAGTCCCCCATCGCCGGGTGGTGGGCGAGGCCGATCCCCGAGGCGACGAGCAGGGCGACCCCCGAGAGCGCGAGCGCGGGCAGCGACTCCCGGCGCCCCTTCACGGCGGCGACCTGGTACATCGGGAGGGCGATCAGCGGATCGGGGGCGAAGGAGGCGCCGAGCCCCGTCGCCATCGAGAGCGAGGCGGTGGCGATGACGAGCGCCGCGATCGGCGCTCGGCGGCGGATCGCGACCGGGACCGCGGCACCGAGCGCGAGCAGCAGCAGCGCCCCGGCGGGACCGACGCGGCGGTCCCCGTTGTTCGTGATGTGCGGGACCGTCGCCAACAAGAAGAGCAACGCCAGCGCGAAGTCGGCACGCTGCAGCTGCGCCGGGCGGATGCGGTGGAGGAAGGGCGGCCGCAGGCCGAGCTCGCTCTCCTGCACCGACCCCATCCTCGTGACGCTACTGACGGCGGGCCCGCCCGTCGTCGGCCTCCGGTCGCGGCCGCCGTACACCGCTGGTCGTACACTGCCTCCCCCTGTTGCGCCGGCACCCTCCCCTGGTGGTACGGGACAGAGCGACCGGCGGCCGATGACGGGCGCGGCGCGATCGTCGACGATGGGATCACACGGCGGGCCAACGTGGCCGGCCGCGGGAGGAGGAGCAGTGATCGAGGCGAAAGCGCTCACGAAACGCTACGGCGAGAAGGTCGCCGTGAGCGACCTGAGCTTCGAGGTCCGACCGGGCATCGTGACCGGCTTCCTCGGGCCCAACGGCTCGGGCAAGTCGACGACGATGCGCATGGTGATGGGCCTCGACATGCCGAACGGCGGCGACGTCACGGTGAACGGCCAGCACTACCGCGACCTCGGCTGGCCGCTGCGCGAGGTCGGCGCCCTCCTCGAGGCCAAGGCGATCCACCCCGGGCGCAGCGCCCGCAACCATCTGCTGATGCTCGCCCAGACCAACCACCTGCCGGCCAGCCGCGTCGAGGAGTGCCTCGACATGGTCGGCCTCAGCTCCGTCGCCGGCCAGCGCGCCGGGAAGTTCTCCCTCGGCATGGGCCAGCGCCTCGGCATCGCCGCGGCGATGCTCGGCGACCCGGGGGTGCTGCTGTTCGACGAGCCGGTGAACGGCCTCGACCCGGACGGGATCCGCTGGGTCCGCAACCTGCTGAAGGGCCTCGCAAGGGAGGGGCGGACGGTCTTCGTCTCGAGCCACCTGATGAGCGAGATGGCCCTCACCGCCGAGGAGGTGATCGTCATCGGCCGCGGCAAGCTGATCGCCCAGACCTCGGTCGAGGACCTCACCGCGCAGAGCTCGGCCCGCTACGTGCGGGTCCGCTCCGCCGAGCCCGCGCGGCTGCGCGAGGCGATCGATCGCGCCGGCGCGACGACAAACCTCGACGACGACGGCTCGCTCACGGTGCGGGGCCTCCCCGCGGCCGAGATCGGCCAGCTCGCCCTCACCCTCGGGGTGGCCCTCCACGAGCTCGCCCCGCAGTCGGCCTCCCTCGAGGAGGCCTTCATGGAACTCACCGAACAGAGCGTCGAATACCACGGCGAGACGACAGGAGCACCGGCATGACCGTGACCACGATGGACACCGCCCCCCCGGTCGTCGCGCCCGCGCCGGTCGCCGCCCATTACTCGATGATGGACCTCCTCCGCTCGGAGTGGACCAAGCTGCGCACCGTGCGCTCGACGATGTGGACCCTCGGGCTCATCATCATCCTCGGCGTCGGCCTCTCGGCGATCGCCACCGCGGAGACGACGGCCCACTGGGCGACGATGGACCCGGGCTCGAAGATCGGCTTCGACCCGACCCAGACGAGCCTCATCGGCGTCGCCTTCGGCCAGCTCGTGATCGGCATCCTGGGGGTGCTCGCGATCAGCGCCGAGTACGGGACGGGGACGATCCGCGCCACGCTGTCGGCGGCGCCCGCACGCTGGAAGGTGCTCGCCGCGAAGGCGGGGGTCTTCGGGGCGGTGGCGCTCGTCGTCTCTGAGGTCGTCGCTTTCGTCGCCTACTTCCTCGGCCAGGCGCTCCTCAAGGCGCCGACGCCGCACACCAGCCTCGGCAGCCCGCAGGCGCTACGGGCGGTCGTCGGCGCCGGCCTCTACCTCACCGTCCTCGGGCTCTTCGCCCTCGGGATCGCGACGATGATCCGCCACACCGCCGGTGGGATCAGCGCCTTCGTCGGCGTGCTGCTCATCTTCCCGCTGATCAACGGGGCGCTGCCACAGTCGCTCCAGCAGACGATCCGGGAGTACCTGCCGGCGCACATCGGTGACCAGATCACCGCCTACCACCAGTTCC
This window of the Acidimicrobiales bacterium genome carries:
- a CDS encoding helix-turn-helix domain-containing protein; the encoded protein is MREEEGGKAMRADARRNYDRLVAAARQVFAREGGGASMDAIAKEARVGVGTLYRHFPRRIDLVEAVYQSDVDALIVTAEKAQANLEPWEALVSFLEAFVRYAQGKRTFINELQEAFEKHPELRVGTRERIDAAVAEILRRAQEAGVARTDIEGTDLFQLMGSMCTNPALTSQQSARLLPMIVDGLRPPR
- a CDS encoding response regulator transcription factor; this encodes MTSSVLVVDDQALVRGAFTVLVNSAEDLVVVGEAADGAEAVRIAGERRPDVVLMDVRMSEMDGIEATRRIVSAAGGETTRVLILTTFDLDEYVYEALRAGASGFLLKDTPPADLLAAIRIIAAGEGLLAPSVTRTLIEEFARRQPPEARDCPVLDALTPREREVLVLVGRGRSNSEIAGELHMSVATAKTHVSRLLAKLGSRDRAQLVVVAYESGLMSVHGAGEPAQ
- a CDS encoding sensor histidine kinase, which produces MGSVQESELGLRPPFLHRIRPAQLQRADFALALLFLLATVPHITNNGDRRVGPAGALLLLALGAAVPVAIRRRAPIAALVIATASLSMATGLGASFAPDPLIALPMYQVAAVKGRRESLPALALSGVALLVASGIGLAHHPAMGDSTFSVLVSVAAWFVGDSVRVRRAYTAGLAGQAAQRASEALERAQRGVAEERLRIARDLHDVVAHSLSVIAVQSGVGRHVIDSQPEQAKAALAAVETTSRAALGELRRMLGILRRDGVDGPELAPAPGVGDLDELVEEVRGAGIPVELLVGDGVAGSLSPALQLSVYRVVQEALTNVVKHAGPANARVELRREGDDAVVEVLDDGFGNSLKWPVASDLEHHGIVGMRERVAAYGGAIETGPRPEGGFRVLARLPVGGAPQ
- a CDS encoding ATP-binding cassette domain-containing protein yields the protein MIEAKALTKRYGEKVAVSDLSFEVRPGIVTGFLGPNGSGKSTTMRMVMGLDMPNGGDVTVNGQHYRDLGWPLREVGALLEAKAIHPGRSARNHLLMLAQTNHLPASRVEECLDMVGLSSVAGQRAGKFSLGMGQRLGIAAAMLGDPGVLLFDEPVNGLDPDGIRWVRNLLKGLAREGRTVFVSSHLMSEMALTAEEVIVIGRGKLIAQTSVEDLTAQSSARYVRVRSAEPARLREAIDRAGATTNLDDDGSLTVRGLPAAEIGQLALTLGVALHELAPQSASLEEAFMELTEQSVEYHGETTGAPA
- a CDS encoding ABC transporter permease — encoded protein: MTVTTMDTAPPVVAPAPVAAHYSMMDLLRSEWTKLRTVRSTMWTLGLIIILGVGLSAIATAETTAHWATMDPGSKIGFDPTQTSLIGVAFGQLVIGILGVLAISAEYGTGTIRATLSAAPARWKVLAAKAGVFGAVALVVSEVVAFVAYFLGQALLKAPTPHTSLGSPQALRAVVGAGLYLTVLGLFALGIATMIRHTAGGISAFVGVLLIFPLINGALPQSLQQTIREYLPAHIGDQITAYHQFPSPHAFTPWVGFAILCGYALAALVIGGVLLTRRDA